One window from the genome of Variovorax sp. PAMC26660 encodes:
- a CDS encoding efflux RND transporter periplasmic adaptor subunit — MKTNVAVALAGVLIVAVAGGWWSLSGNKLAAKNDKAPTTAGGGAPALVTLATAEKQDVPVTVQVNGSVVSLNSVDLRPQVTNTVSAVHVKEGQFVKAGQLLFTLDDRNDQANLARARAQQQKDEATMADLERQYKRSQDLVAQNFIAKSAADATLSQLEAQRAAVAADRAAVQSAQVALGYATLRAPIAGRIGAVNIYPGTLVQPTLSLVTVTQLDPIAVSFPVPEGNLQDLLAAARTRSKVEAVVTGRKEPLNGTLDFVDNTVDPQIGTVRAKAVFSNADQSLWPGQFVGTRITVRTLDGATVVPAAALMMLADGTSLYVVDESRTATRRKVKTLHTFGTKVAVSGVEPGEQVVIEGSQNVRPGGKVRVDAKAPAVPNGTTGVTPGSAASSDAKPVRERA, encoded by the coding sequence ATGAAAACAAATGTTGCCGTTGCCCTTGCGGGTGTGTTGATCGTAGCCGTCGCGGGCGGGTGGTGGAGCCTATCCGGCAACAAGCTTGCCGCGAAAAACGACAAGGCCCCGACCACCGCCGGTGGCGGCGCGCCTGCGCTCGTGACGCTGGCTACGGCCGAAAAGCAGGACGTGCCGGTGACGGTGCAGGTCAATGGCAGCGTGGTGTCCCTCAACAGCGTCGACCTGCGCCCGCAGGTCACGAACACGGTGAGCGCGGTGCATGTGAAGGAAGGGCAGTTCGTCAAGGCGGGCCAGTTGCTGTTCACGCTGGACGACCGCAACGACCAGGCCAACCTGGCGCGCGCCCGGGCCCAGCAGCAAAAGGACGAGGCCACCATGGCCGACCTGGAGCGCCAGTACAAGCGCAGCCAGGACCTGGTGGCGCAGAACTTCATTGCCAAGAGCGCGGCCGACGCCACGCTGTCGCAGCTCGAAGCGCAACGCGCCGCCGTCGCGGCCGACCGCGCCGCCGTGCAGTCGGCACAGGTGGCGCTGGGCTACGCCACGCTGCGCGCGCCGATTGCCGGGCGCATCGGCGCCGTCAACATCTACCCCGGCACGCTGGTGCAGCCGACGCTGTCGCTGGTCACGGTCACGCAGCTCGACCCGATCGCCGTGAGCTTCCCGGTGCCCGAGGGCAACCTGCAAGACCTGCTGGCCGCCGCGCGCACCCGCTCGAAGGTCGAGGCCGTGGTCACCGGACGCAAGGAGCCGCTGAACGGCACGCTCGACTTCGTCGACAACACGGTCGATCCGCAGATCGGCACCGTGCGCGCCAAGGCTGTGTTCAGCAACGCCGACCAGAGCCTCTGGCCCGGCCAGTTCGTCGGCACGCGCATCACGGTGCGCACGCTCGACGGCGCCACGGTGGTGCCGGCCGCGGCGCTGATGATGCTGGCCGACGGCACGTCGCTCTACGTGGTCGACGAGTCCAGGACCGCCACGCGCCGCAAGGTCAAGACGCTGCACACCTTCGGCACCAAGGTCGCGGTGAGCGGCGTCGAGCCGGGTGAGCAGGTGGTGATCGAGGGCAGCCAGAACGTGCGGCCCGGCGGCAAGGTCCGCGTCGATGCCAAGGCGCCGGCTGTGCCCAACGGCACCACGGGCGTGACGCCCGGCAGCGCCGCTTCGTCGGACGCCAAGCCCGTGCGGGAACGCGCATGA
- a CDS encoding AzlC family ABC transporter permease, whose protein sequence is MEKSLSTPMGISHGWIAALPFIPKVLVFGLIVGVASKNADWSLGELVFAALSINAATAQLAALEFNNSAHIGALIALTIGLNAKHLIFTASLWPYLKNSSKWRVWLAAAMVTDSSWTACHIAAQRGPINANFVLGNSSALTLAWTAGCIAGFQFGAIFTQQMLYRFGMDALVPLSMALLLPIGLRKSPHRLAPVGIGAVVGLICWWRTDQQAAAVLVAGLAGMASTLWINRRRRT, encoded by the coding sequence ATGGAAAAATCCCTGTCCACACCCATGGGAATTTCGCATGGCTGGATTGCGGCGCTGCCCTTCATTCCCAAGGTGCTGGTATTTGGTCTTATTGTCGGCGTTGCCAGCAAAAATGCCGATTGGTCTCTGGGTGAATTGGTTTTTGCCGCCTTGAGCATCAATGCAGCCACCGCCCAATTGGCTGCATTGGAATTCAACAATTCCGCTCATATTGGCGCTCTGATTGCATTGACGATCGGACTCAATGCAAAGCACCTTATTTTTACAGCGTCGCTTTGGCCTTATCTGAAGAATTCCAGCAAATGGCGCGTGTGGCTGGCTGCGGCCATGGTGACCGACAGCAGTTGGACGGCGTGTCACATTGCAGCCCAGCGTGGCCCGATCAACGCCAACTTTGTTCTGGGAAATTCCTCCGCGCTGACCTTGGCGTGGACGGCCGGCTGCATCGCCGGATTCCAGTTCGGCGCCATTTTTACGCAGCAGATGCTGTACCGCTTTGGAATGGATGCACTGGTCCCGCTCTCGATGGCGCTGCTGCTGCCCATCGGCCTTCGAAAGAGCCCTCACCGTCTGGCGCCTGTTGGAATCGGCGCCGTGGTCGGTTTGATTTGCTGGTGGCGAACTGATCAGCAAGCCGCGGCGGTGCTGGTGGCGGGCCTGGCCGGCATGGCGTCCACGCTTTGGATCAACAGGAGACGCCGGACATGA
- a CDS encoding efflux RND transporter permease subunit has translation MNISELCIRRPAMTVLLSAAVVVIGIFAYFSIPVAALPSYNTPVINVNAQLPGASPDTMASSVALPLEKQFSTIPGLQTISSVNTQGVTSLTLEFVSSRDIDAAAVDVQAALLRAQRQLPQELTQLPSYRKVNPADAPVLFIALISPSMNPAELNDYAENLISPTLSTIDGVAQVGVYGRKAFAVRIKANADLLNARNITLDELAKAVNSANANTPVGTLDGPRQTLTIQANRQLVKAADFAKLIVGQRNGAPVRLDEVATIEDSFESVKTSSSFNGQDSISLAVQRQPNANTVQVVDAVRALIPRFKAELPQSVEIQMVNDRSLSIREAVHDVQLTLLGTIALVVLVIFLFLHRLVATLIPAATIPISLIGAVALLYAFGYSLDNVSLLGITLAVGLVVDDAIVVLENIMRYVEKGMEPFAAALRGAREVGFTIVSISISLVAVFIPIFFMPGVIGLLFHEFAVVVALAVLVSAVVSLTLVPMLASRLLKHVPRKEGAMDHEEEHPEPGTAIGRAFERGYRAVHGGYMRSLDWTLEHRKLMLAMAGLTFVVTGWLFVTIPKGFFPEEDIGQIQITTEAAEDISFAAMKVLQARVSDALQADPSVDYVSSFVGVGGPTATQNSGRLFAVLKPRSERPQMAKVLESLRQRFREIPGIAVYMQPVQNLRLGGRQSKARFQYTLQSVNAGEMVPWSTKLMERMRADPAFRDVTSDSQNRGLQATLDIDRDKAGVLGVAVGDLRTALYNAYGDRQIGSIYAASNTYQVILSAADSDRQFEDDVSRLSVRSTTGRLVPLSAFSTIKRTVGPTSVNHQGQLQAVTVSFNLAPDVPLGNATAKIDSYKDELKMPPSIITTYGGDAAVFQSSQSSQAVLLVLAVLVIYVLLGVLYESYIHPLTILAGLPSAAVGALLSLKLFGFDLTLIATIGILLLIGIVKKNAIMLIDFALDAQRTEGMKPVDAIREACRLRFRPILMTTLAALMGALPLALGLGAGAELRQPLGVAVVGGLIFSQVITLYITPAIYLALDRYSGTGPMVDLPGEAKTAAVRAAPL, from the coding sequence ATGAACATCTCGGAGCTCTGCATCCGTCGTCCCGCGATGACGGTGCTGCTGTCCGCCGCGGTGGTGGTCATCGGCATCTTTGCGTACTTCAGCATCCCGGTGGCGGCGCTGCCCAGCTACAACACGCCGGTCATCAACGTCAACGCGCAACTGCCCGGCGCCAGCCCGGACACCATGGCGAGTTCGGTCGCGCTGCCGCTCGAAAAGCAGTTCTCGACCATCCCGGGCCTGCAGACCATCAGCTCGGTCAACACGCAGGGCGTGACCTCGCTCACGCTCGAATTCGTGAGCAGCCGCGACATCGATGCCGCCGCGGTCGACGTGCAGGCCGCGCTGCTGCGCGCCCAGCGCCAGTTGCCGCAGGAACTGACCCAACTGCCCTCGTACCGCAAGGTGAACCCGGCCGATGCGCCGGTGCTCTTCATCGCGCTGATCTCGCCGTCGATGAACCCGGCCGAACTCAACGACTATGCCGAGAACCTGATCTCGCCCACGCTCTCGACCATCGACGGCGTGGCGCAGGTGGGTGTGTACGGCCGCAAGGCCTTTGCCGTGCGCATCAAGGCCAACGCCGACCTGCTCAACGCGCGCAACATCACGCTCGACGAACTGGCCAAGGCGGTGAACTCGGCCAATGCCAACACGCCGGTCGGCACGCTCGACGGTCCGCGCCAGACACTCACCATCCAGGCCAACCGCCAGCTCGTGAAGGCGGCCGACTTCGCCAAGCTGATCGTCGGCCAGCGCAACGGCGCCCCGGTGCGGCTCGACGAAGTCGCCACCATCGAGGACAGCTTCGAGTCGGTCAAGACGTCGAGCAGCTTCAATGGCCAGGACTCGATCTCGCTGGCCGTGCAGCGCCAGCCCAATGCCAACACCGTGCAGGTGGTGGACGCGGTGCGCGCGCTCATCCCGCGCTTCAAGGCCGAGCTGCCGCAGTCGGTCGAGATCCAGATGGTGAACGACCGCTCGCTCTCGATCCGCGAGGCGGTGCACGACGTGCAGCTCACGCTGCTGGGCACCATCGCGCTGGTGGTGCTGGTGATCTTTTTGTTCCTGCACCGGTTGGTGGCCACGCTGATTCCGGCCGCGACCATTCCCATTTCGCTGATCGGCGCGGTGGCATTGCTCTACGCCTTCGGCTACAGCCTGGACAACGTCTCGCTGCTGGGCATCACGCTGGCCGTGGGGCTGGTGGTGGACGACGCGATCGTGGTGCTCGAAAACATCATGCGTTACGTCGAGAAGGGCATGGAGCCCTTCGCGGCGGCGCTGCGCGGTGCGCGAGAGGTGGGCTTCACCATCGTGTCGATTTCCATCTCGCTGGTGGCCGTGTTCATCCCGATCTTCTTCATGCCGGGCGTGATCGGCCTGCTGTTCCACGAGTTCGCGGTGGTGGTGGCGCTGGCGGTGCTGGTGTCGGCCGTGGTGTCGCTCACGCTGGTGCCGATGCTCGCGAGCCGGTTGCTCAAGCATGTGCCCCGCAAAGAGGGCGCGATGGACCACGAGGAAGAGCACCCCGAACCCGGCACCGCCATCGGCCGCGCCTTCGAGCGCGGCTACCGCGCGGTGCACGGCGGTTACATGCGTTCGCTCGACTGGACGCTGGAGCACCGCAAGCTGATGCTGGCGATGGCGGGCCTGACCTTCGTTGTCACCGGCTGGCTGTTCGTCACCATTCCCAAGGGCTTCTTCCCCGAGGAAGACATCGGCCAGATCCAGATCACGACCGAAGCCGCCGAAGACATTTCGTTCGCCGCGATGAAGGTGCTGCAGGCGCGCGTGTCCGATGCGCTGCAGGCCGACCCGAGCGTGGACTACGTCAGCTCCTTCGTCGGCGTGGGCGGCCCGACCGCTACGCAAAATTCCGGCCGTTTGTTCGCCGTGCTCAAGCCGCGCAGCGAGCGTCCGCAGATGGCGAAGGTGCTCGAATCGCTGCGCCAGCGTTTCCGCGAGATCCCGGGCATTGCCGTCTACATGCAGCCGGTGCAGAACCTGCGGCTGGGCGGGCGCCAGAGCAAGGCGCGCTTCCAGTACACGCTGCAGAGCGTGAACGCCGGCGAGATGGTGCCGTGGTCCACGAAGCTCATGGAGCGCATGCGCGCCGACCCGGCGTTCCGCGACGTGACCAGCGACTCGCAGAACCGCGGCCTGCAGGCCACGCTCGACATCGACCGCGACAAGGCCGGCGTGCTCGGCGTGGCGGTGGGCGACCTGCGCACCGCGCTCTACAACGCCTATGGCGACCGGCAGATCGGCAGCATCTACGCCGCGAGCAACACCTACCAGGTGATCCTCTCGGCCGCCGACAGCGACCGCCAGTTCGAGGACGATGTCTCGCGCCTGTCGGTGCGAAGCACCACCGGCCGGCTGGTGCCGCTGTCGGCCTTCTCGACCATCAAGCGCACCGTGGGGCCGACCTCGGTCAACCACCAGGGCCAGTTGCAGGCGGTGACGGTGTCGTTCAACCTCGCCCCTGATGTACCGCTGGGCAACGCGACCGCGAAGATCGACAGCTACAAGGACGAACTGAAGATGCCGCCCTCGATCATCACCACCTACGGTGGCGATGCGGCGGTGTTCCAGAGTTCGCAGTCGAGCCAGGCCGTGCTGCTGGTGCTGGCGGTGCTGGTCATTTACGTGCTGCTGGGAGTGCTGTATGAAAGCTACATCCACCCGCTGACCATTCTTGCGGGCCTGCCGTCGGCGGCGGTGGGGGCGCTGCTCTCGCTGAAGCTCTTCGGCTTCGACCTGACGCTGATCGCGACCATCGGCATCCTGCTGCTGATCGGCATCGTGAAGAAGAACGCGATCATGCTGATCGACTTCGCGCTCGATGCACAACGCACCGAGGGCATGAAGCCGGTTGATGCGATCCGCGAGGCCTGCCGGTTGCGTTTCCGGCCGATCCTGATGACCACGCTGGCCGCGTTGATGGGCGCGCTGCCGCTCGCGTTGGGCCTTGGCGCCGGCGCCGAGTTGCGTCAGCCGCTGGGCGTGGCGGTGGTGGGCGGGCTGATCTTCTCGCAGGTGATCACGCTGTACATCACGCCCGCGATCTATCTGGCGCTAGACCGCTACAGCGGCACGGGGCCGATGGTCGATTTGCCGGGCGAGGCGAAGACGGCCGCGGTGCGGGCGGCGCCCCTTTGA
- the miaB gene encoding tRNA (N6-isopentenyl adenosine(37)-C2)-methylthiotransferase MiaB, protein MKKVFIKTFGCQMNEYDSDKMADVLHAAQGYEPTQNVDEADLILFNTCSVREKAQEKVFSDLGRVKHLKAKGVKIGVGGCVASQEGAAIIARAPYVDIVFGPQTLHRLPEMLNDRERLNRPQVDISFPEIEKFDHLPPARVDGATAFVSIMEGCSKYCSYCVVPYTRGEEVNRPLDDVLVEIAGLADQGVREITLLGQNVNAYRGKMGDTAEIADFALLIEYVAEIPGIERIRYTTSHPNEFTPRLIEAYAKVPQLVSHLHLPVQHGSDRILMAMKRGYTAMEYKSTVRKLRAIRPELALSSDFIVGFPGETDEDFAKMMKLIDDCQFDNSFSFIFSPRPGTPAAQLQDDTPHEVKLARLHTLQAVIDGNVKRFGQALVGSTQRVLVEGASRKDANELMGRTACNRVVNFEGDARLVGQMTDLRITRSLAYTLRGEVPTSESSMAAAPAALAH, encoded by the coding sequence ATGAAAAAAGTATTCATCAAGACCTTCGGCTGCCAGATGAACGAGTACGACTCGGACAAGATGGCCGACGTACTGCACGCCGCACAGGGCTACGAGCCCACGCAGAACGTGGACGAGGCCGACCTCATCCTGTTCAACACCTGTTCGGTGCGCGAGAAGGCGCAGGAAAAAGTGTTCTCCGACCTCGGCCGCGTGAAGCACCTGAAGGCCAAGGGCGTGAAGATCGGCGTGGGCGGTTGCGTCGCGAGCCAGGAAGGCGCGGCCATCATTGCGCGCGCACCTTACGTCGACATCGTGTTCGGCCCGCAGACCCTGCACCGCCTGCCCGAAATGCTGAATGACCGCGAGCGCCTGAACCGCCCGCAGGTCGACATCAGCTTCCCCGAAATCGAGAAGTTCGATCACCTGCCGCCCGCGCGCGTCGACGGCGCGACCGCCTTCGTGTCGATCATGGAAGGCTGCTCCAAGTACTGCAGCTATTGCGTGGTGCCCTACACGCGCGGCGAGGAAGTGAACCGCCCGCTCGACGACGTGCTGGTCGAAATTGCCGGCCTGGCCGACCAGGGCGTGCGCGAGATCACGCTGCTGGGCCAGAACGTGAATGCCTACCGCGGCAAGATGGGCGACACCGCCGAGATCGCCGACTTCGCGCTGCTGATCGAGTACGTGGCCGAGATCCCCGGCATCGAGCGCATCCGCTACACCACCAGCCATCCGAACGAGTTCACGCCCCGACTGATCGAGGCCTACGCCAAGGTGCCGCAGCTCGTGAGCCATCTGCACCTGCCCGTGCAGCACGGCAGCGACCGCATCCTGATGGCCATGAAGCGCGGCTACACCGCCATGGAATACAAGAGCACGGTGCGCAAGCTGCGCGCCATCCGCCCTGAACTCGCTCTCTCCAGCGACTTCATCGTCGGCTTCCCCGGCGAGACCGACGAAGACTTCGCCAAGATGATGAAGCTCATCGACGACTGCCAGTTCGACAACAGCTTCAGCTTCATCTTCAGCCCGCGCCCCGGCACGCCGGCCGCGCAACTGCAGGACGACACGCCGCACGAAGTGAAGCTCGCGCGGCTGCACACGCTGCAGGCGGTGATCGACGGCAACGTCAAGCGCTTCGGCCAGGCGCTGGTGGGCAGCACCCAGCGCGTGCTGGTCGAGGGCGCCTCGCGCAAGGATGCGAACGAGCTGATGGGCCGCACCGCCTGCAACCGCGTCGTCAACTTCGAGGGCGACGCGCGCCTCGTCGGCCAGATGACCGACCTGCGCATCACGCGCTCGCTGGCGTACACGCTGCGCGGCGAAGTGCCGACCAGCGAATCGTCGATGGCAGCAGCCCCGGCCGCGCTCGCCCACTGA
- a CDS encoding 2OG-Fe(II) oxygenase: MAESNKWVVEDINRTTPNLAAIKKFSTGDHAGLRFENFLQEYQIDLILHAISEIGIEYYEGDDKAGGVVRKGKLGPNFFRFKSDHSEYFRRTRIFEEIFDQRILSLVNFFPRVQEVASKMFSLSHDVAEHQGRRMMNFTVRVLPEAPIHRDWMPGENTGLSFAPQIKDQFAWNIYLKIPKSGGQTRIYKEQDLALAGKESEHFEVAPRVGDLIIFRTTQAHEVLPSDGERLTLSGFFGTTSEKLLFWV; this comes from the coding sequence ATGGCAGAGTCAAACAAATGGGTGGTTGAGGATATCAACCGCACGACGCCGAACCTCGCGGCGATAAAGAAATTTTCAACCGGAGACCACGCAGGCCTGCGGTTCGAGAATTTCTTACAAGAATATCAAATTGACCTGATATTGCATGCCATTTCAGAAATCGGCATCGAATATTACGAGGGCGACGACAAGGCCGGCGGCGTTGTTCGCAAAGGAAAGCTCGGCCCTAATTTCTTTCGATTCAAATCGGATCACAGTGAATATTTCCGCCGGACACGTATTTTTGAAGAAATATTCGACCAGCGCATTCTCTCTCTTGTCAATTTCTTCCCTCGTGTTCAGGAGGTGGCATCGAAGATGTTTTCCCTGAGCCATGATGTCGCCGAGCACCAGGGCAGGCGCATGATGAATTTCACGGTGCGCGTTTTGCCGGAAGCACCGATTCATCGGGACTGGATGCCGGGTGAAAACACCGGACTTTCATTTGCCCCGCAAATCAAAGATCAGTTTGCATGGAACATCTATCTCAAGATTCCCAAGTCCGGGGGGCAGACACGCATCTATAAAGAACAAGACCTCGCGCTTGCCGGCAAAGAAAGTGAGCATTTCGAAGTTGCCCCCCGTGTCGGAGATTTGATCATCTTCCGCACCACGCAGGCGCATGAGGTATTGCCAAGCGATGGAGAGCGATTGACCTTGTCCGGGTTTTTCGGAACCACCTCTGAGAAACTCCTGTTCTGGGTGTAA